The Novosphingobium sp. THN1 genome includes a window with the following:
- the dps gene encoding DNA starvation/stationary phase protection protein Dps, which translates to MSYSSRIDLSEHVRKQACGLLQARLSDALDLEAQAKQAHWNVKGPHFLQLHQLFDAVHDEIEQFVDLLAERITTLGHVADGRVTTTAAATTLYGYPLEATGGEAHLKALSASLGAFGKAMREAIDQAGVIGDADTADLFTQVSRETDKQLWFLEAHLQAH; encoded by the coding sequence ATGAGCTACTCCAGCCGCATCGACCTTTCGGAACACGTGCGCAAGCAGGCCTGCGGCTTGCTGCAGGCCCGCCTGTCAGACGCGCTCGACCTCGAGGCACAGGCCAAGCAGGCGCACTGGAACGTCAAGGGACCGCACTTCCTGCAACTGCACCAGCTGTTCGACGCCGTGCACGACGAGATCGAGCAGTTCGTCGATCTGCTGGCAGAGCGCATCACCACGCTCGGCCATGTGGCCGACGGACGCGTGACCACCACCGCCGCTGCGACCACGCTCTATGGCTATCCGCTGGAGGCCACGGGCGGCGAGGCGCACCTCAAGGCCCTCAGCGCAAGCCTTGGCGCCTTCGGCAAGGCGATGCGCGAGGCGATCGATCAGGCGGGCGTCATCGGCGATGCCGATACGGCCGATCTGTTCACGCAAGTCTCGCGCGAGACCGACAAGCAGCTCTGGTTCCTCGAAGCGCATCTGCAGGCGCACTGA
- a CDS encoding hydrolase — protein MSFRSQKLINADDTLFIFIDHQPQMAFGVTSIDRQTLKNNTVALAKAAKLFNVPIILTAVETESFSGYIWPELLDVVQQKPIERTSMNSWDSDELVAQVKASGKKKLVIAALWTEACLLFPTLCAIEEGFEIYIVTDASGGTSQEAHDAAVRRMEQAGAQSLTTINALLELQRDWAHRDTYNGVMDIVREHLGAYGMGVDYAYTMVHKAPQRGAFPHEAPHPEGH, from the coding sequence ATGTCCTTCCGTTCCCAGAAGCTGATCAACGCTGACGATACGCTGTTCATCTTCATCGACCACCAGCCGCAGATGGCGTTCGGCGTCACCAGCATCGACCGGCAGACGCTCAAGAACAACACCGTGGCCCTGGCCAAGGCGGCCAAGCTGTTCAACGTGCCGATCATCCTGACCGCGGTCGAGACCGAGAGTTTCTCGGGCTATATCTGGCCCGAACTGCTCGACGTGGTGCAACAGAAGCCGATCGAGCGCACCTCGATGAACTCGTGGGATTCCGATGAACTCGTCGCGCAGGTCAAGGCGAGCGGGAAGAAGAAGCTGGTCATCGCCGCGCTGTGGACCGAGGCCTGCCTGCTGTTCCCCACGCTCTGCGCGATCGAGGAAGGGTTCGAGATCTACATCGTTACCGACGCCTCCGGCGGAACCTCGCAGGAAGCGCATGACGCTGCCGTGCGGCGCATGGAACAGGCTGGCGCACAATCGCTCACCACGATCAATGCCCTGCTCGAACTGCAGCGCGATTGGGCGCATCGCGATACCTACAATGGCGTGATGGACATCGTGCGCGAGCATCTGGGAGCATACGGCATGGGCGTCGATTATGCCTACACCATGGTCCACAAGGCCCCGCAGCGCGGCGCTTTCCCGCACGAAGCACCCCACCCCGAAGGCCACTGA
- a CDS encoding DUF1427 family protein — MKPYLAALGIGLLVGALYSLLGTRSPAPPAIALLGLLGMLLGEQAVPLAKRVIHGQEVALFWKTSCAERVTGLPPAPDDQP, encoded by the coding sequence ATGAAGCCCTATCTCGCCGCCCTTGGCATCGGACTGCTGGTCGGTGCCCTCTACAGCCTGCTCGGCACGCGATCGCCCGCCCCTCCCGCGATCGCGCTGCTGGGACTGCTCGGCATGCTGCTGGGCGAACAGGCCGTGCCGCTGGCGAAACGGGTGATCCATGGGCAGGAGGTCGCTTTGTTCTGGAAGACCAGTTGCGCGGAACGGGTGACTGGCCTGCCGCCTGCGCCGGATGACCAGCCATGA
- a CDS encoding amidohydrolase, producing MRDDLIIVNALVTTLDRENPRAEAVAIRDGRFLAVGSEQEVRAAAPDATVIDARGRRMIPGLIDSHMHIIRGGLNFNMELRWDGVPTLADAMAMLKAQVDRTPAPQWVRVVGGFTEHQFAEKRLPTLAELNAVAPDTPVFILHLYDRALLNAAALRVVGYGKDTPNPPGGEIVRDAAGNPTGLLLAQPNATILYSTLAKGPKLPEDYQINSTRHFMREVNSLGVTSVIDAGGGFQNYPDDYHVIEKLHDDGQLTVRISYNLFTQKPKEELADFAGWVKQVTPGQGDDTYRHNGAGEMLVYSAADFEDFRVARPDMPPSMEGDLEPVIRLLAENRWPWRLHATYDETIGRALDVYEKVNRDVPLSGINWFFDHAETISERNIDRIAALGGGIAVQHRMAYQGEYFVERYGARAAERTPPIARMIAAGIPVGAGTDATRVASYNPWVSLSWLVTGRTVGGLALYPGANRVSREKALAMWTHENTWFSSEVGKKGQIKPGQLADCALLSADYFAVPERDIAHIRAVLTLLGGKVVHGEEDFGSLAPALPAPMPDWSPVRTFGGYYREPEAAAKLASACGCASACGVHGHDHASALGASVPAADVQSFWGALGCGCWAV from the coding sequence ATGCGTGACGACCTTATCATCGTGAACGCCCTCGTCACCACGCTCGACCGCGAGAACCCCCGCGCCGAAGCCGTGGCGATCCGCGACGGGCGCTTTCTGGCGGTTGGCTCCGAGCAGGAAGTGCGGGCGGCTGCGCCCGACGCAACGGTCATCGACGCCCGAGGCCGCCGCATGATCCCCGGACTTATCGACAGCCATATGCACATCATCCGGGGCGGGCTGAACTTCAACATGGAACTGCGCTGGGACGGCGTGCCGACGCTCGCCGATGCCATGGCGATGCTCAAGGCGCAGGTTGACCGCACGCCCGCGCCGCAGTGGGTGCGCGTCGTTGGCGGTTTTACCGAGCACCAGTTCGCCGAGAAGCGCCTGCCGACGCTGGCCGAACTGAATGCCGTTGCGCCCGATACGCCGGTGTTCATCCTTCACCTTTACGACCGCGCCTTGCTCAATGCCGCAGCGCTGCGCGTGGTGGGCTATGGCAAGGACACGCCCAACCCTCCCGGCGGAGAGATCGTGCGGGATGCTGCCGGCAATCCCACCGGGCTACTGCTGGCGCAACCAAACGCCACCATCCTCTATTCCACGCTGGCCAAGGGACCGAAGCTGCCCGAGGACTACCAGATCAATTCCACCCGCCACTTCATGCGCGAGGTGAATTCGCTGGGCGTGACCAGCGTGATCGATGCGGGCGGCGGGTTCCAGAACTACCCTGACGATTACCACGTGATCGAAAAGCTGCACGATGACGGGCAGTTGACCGTGCGCATCAGCTACAACCTGTTCACCCAGAAGCCGAAGGAGGAACTGGCGGATTTCGCCGGGTGGGTAAAGCAGGTCACACCGGGTCAGGGGGACGACACCTATCGCCACAACGGCGCCGGCGAGATGCTGGTCTATTCCGCCGCCGACTTCGAGGACTTCCGCGTTGCCCGGCCCGACATGCCACCCTCGATGGAAGGCGATCTCGAACCCGTCATCCGCCTGCTGGCCGAGAACCGCTGGCCCTGGCGCCTGCACGCGACCTATGACGAAACCATCGGTCGGGCGCTCGACGTCTACGAGAAGGTCAACCGCGACGTGCCGCTCAGCGGCATCAACTGGTTCTTCGATCATGCCGAGACGATCAGCGAGCGCAACATCGACCGTATCGCCGCGCTGGGCGGCGGCATCGCCGTGCAGCACCGCATGGCCTATCAGGGCGAATACTTCGTCGAGCGCTACGGCGCCCGCGCCGCTGAACGCACCCCGCCGATCGCGCGAATGATCGCCGCCGGCATTCCGGTCGGCGCAGGCACGGATGCGACGCGCGTTGCCAGCTACAACCCGTGGGTTTCGCTGTCATGGCTGGTCACCGGACGCACCGTGGGCGGCCTCGCCCTCTATCCCGGCGCAAACCGCGTGAGCCGCGAAAAGGCGCTGGCGATGTGGACGCACGAGAACACCTGGTTTTCCAGCGAAGTCGGGAAAAAGGGCCAGATCAAGCCGGGCCAGCTTGCGGACTGCGCGCTGCTTTCAGCGGACTACTTCGCAGTGCCCGAACGCGACATTGCGCATATCCGTGCCGTGCTGACGCTGCTGGGCGGCAAGGTGGTCCATGGCGAAGAAGACTTCGGCTCGCTGGCCCCTGCCCTGCCCGCGCCAATGCCTGACTGGTCGCCGGTCAGGACCTTCGGTGGCTACTACCGGGAACCCGAAGCGGCAGCGAAGCTGGCCAGCGCATGCGGCTGTGCATCGGCTTGCGGCGTCCACGGGCACGATCATGCCTCTGCCCTTGGCGCGAGCGTTCCGGCCGCAGACGTGCAGAGCTTCTGGGGCGCGCTCGGCTGTGGCTGCTGGGCGGTCTGA
- a CDS encoding YoaK family protein yields MNESVPLKTPTPLFRLLLVLSATTGMVDAASILGMDKVFTANMTGNVVFLAFATAGAEGFHAWHYVVALGAFMLGAVLAGRMWRSNKAERLSHMLVRAAAIESALLFLAGSLALRSSPAVAALWQALAVVGLAAGAMGFRNAVVRQLKVPDLTTTVLTLTITGIASDSRLAAGTGPNLAARVGAVAAIFAGALAGTLVFRWLGLGPTLLITGGVVLVGTCVFVRHPQMAELHRQ; encoded by the coding sequence ATGAACGAAAGCGTACCCCTCAAGACTCCCACGCCGCTGTTCCGGTTGCTGCTGGTTCTGTCCGCCACTACCGGGATGGTCGACGCGGCGAGCATTCTGGGCATGGACAAGGTGTTCACCGCGAACATGACCGGCAACGTGGTGTTCCTCGCCTTTGCCACAGCGGGGGCCGAGGGGTTCCATGCCTGGCACTATGTCGTCGCACTTGGCGCGTTCATGCTCGGCGCGGTCCTCGCCGGGCGGATGTGGCGCAGCAACAAGGCCGAACGGTTGAGCCACATGCTGGTCCGGGCAGCCGCGATCGAAAGCGCGTTGCTGTTCCTTGCCGGATCGCTTGCGCTCCGCAGCTCACCGGCCGTGGCTGCGTTATGGCAGGCACTGGCTGTCGTAGGTCTTGCCGCAGGTGCGATGGGATTCCGCAATGCGGTGGTGCGCCAACTCAAAGTGCCCGATCTGACGACGACCGTGCTGACCCTGACGATTACCGGTATTGCATCGGATTCACGTCTGGCAGCAGGCACGGGCCCCAACCTTGCAGCAAGGGTGGGAGCCGTAGCGGCGATCTTTGCAGGCGCGCTGGCCGGAACGCTGGTATTCCGCTGGCTGGGCCTTGGGCCTACCTTGTTGATCACCGGCGGCGTGGTGCTGGTGGGGACCTGTGTGTTCGTGCGGCATCCGCAAATGGCCGAATTGCACCGGCAGTGA
- a CDS encoding alginate export family protein — protein MIGRLALGIVLSALAARAQAEGAPERTNLRYDEDWAGFDAADGGMDRLKNLRLDSAGAVRVTLGLEARARHEGYANPLWGDAPDDGYLWLRALPLVDLHAGPARVFVQPIIGYARGVDGGSGPADQTGVDLAQGFADLRVPLPEGRSVTLRAGRELVALGSERLVGTRYGPNIPQPFDGVRAIAEFGGLRVDLMDLRAVEIRPGNFDDRATDRRRLRAVYTTLNAGSGMAVDAYWIGYRNQAARFGDVIGRERRDTFGLRLFGHRGRIAWNWETMIQRGDFAGQRIRAWSQATETAISFPEARFRPRIRLRANYASGDRSPDDRTLGTFNALFPKGRYFGELTPIGPRNILNVQPSLDLDLGRKVTMELSAGAFWRASRHDGVYDVPGQIIRPAGKSRARHIGNLFELGLDWQASPELSFSASLAVFSAGQFLRQTGKALPTRMIGLEAAYKF, from the coding sequence GTGATCGGACGCCTTGCGCTCGGCATCGTGTTGTCCGCACTGGCAGCACGCGCGCAGGCCGAGGGCGCGCCGGAACGGACCAACCTTCGCTATGACGAGGATTGGGCGGGGTTCGACGCGGCTGATGGCGGCATGGATCGGCTGAAGAATCTGCGTCTGGACAGTGCAGGCGCAGTGCGAGTGACGCTGGGGCTCGAGGCCCGCGCGCGGCATGAAGGCTATGCCAACCCGCTCTGGGGCGATGCGCCCGATGACGGATACCTGTGGTTGCGCGCCCTGCCATTGGTGGACCTGCATGCAGGACCCGCACGGGTCTTCGTCCAGCCGATCATCGGCTATGCCCGCGGCGTCGACGGCGGCAGCGGCCCTGCCGATCAGACCGGTGTCGATCTTGCGCAGGGGTTTGCCGATTTGCGCGTGCCGCTGCCCGAAGGCCGAAGCGTGACCTTGCGCGCAGGACGCGAGCTCGTCGCGCTCGGTTCGGAGCGGCTTGTCGGCACGCGCTATGGCCCGAATATCCCGCAGCCATTCGATGGCGTTCGCGCGATTGCCGAGTTCGGCGGACTGCGGGTCGATCTGATGGACTTGCGCGCCGTGGAGATCAGGCCGGGCAATTTCGACGACCGCGCAACCGATCGGCGGCGCTTGCGTGCAGTCTATACCACGCTGAATGCGGGCAGCGGCATGGCTGTCGATGCCTACTGGATCGGATACCGCAATCAGGCAGCCCGCTTTGGCGACGTGATCGGCAGGGAGCGTCGCGATACGTTCGGGCTGCGGCTGTTTGGCCATCGCGGCAGGATCGCCTGGAACTGGGAAACGATGATCCAGCGCGGTGACTTTGCAGGGCAGCGCATCCGGGCATGGTCCCAGGCCACGGAAACCGCGATCAGTTTCCCGGAAGCCCGCTTCCGTCCGCGGATCCGCCTGCGCGCCAATTATGCCAGCGGTGATCGCTCGCCCGATGACCGCACGCTGGGCACCTTCAACGCACTTTTCCCCAAGGGTCGATATTTTGGAGAACTGACCCCGATCGGTCCCCGCAACATCCTGAACGTCCAGCCAAGCCTCGATCTCGACCTTGGCAGGAAGGTCACGATGGAGCTTTCGGCAGGCGCGTTCTGGCGCGCTTCACGGCATGATGGCGTCTATGACGTGCCGGGCCAGATAATCCGGCCAGCCGGGAAGTCTCGGGCAAGACACATCGGCAACCTGTTCGAACTTGGCCTCGATTGGCAGGCAAGCCCGGAGTTGTCCTTTTCCGCTTCTCTGGCCGTATTCAGCGCCGGACAATTCCTGCGCCAGACCGGCAAGGCGCTGCCAACCCGCATGATAGGTCTTGAGGCAGCCTACAAGTTCTGA